In the Ranitomeya imitator isolate aRanImi1 chromosome 2, aRanImi1.pri, whole genome shotgun sequence genome, TGattaatataaaaatatttttcttctctAATACAAATTCCTCTCTACTCGGGACCCCAAAACAGAAAATATAATatttaaagaaaaacaaaacaaaaagagatACCACACAATTTGGTCTTATTCATGTCAATAATTTGTGTGGTAGATTTCAAAACAGGGGGTgacacaaaggcctggttgggatgggcacatGGGGCAATAATATCGGGAATCACTCCTTTTACCGTTCTTCCTACAAACCCGGCATCTTTTTTGTGGATATTTTTGGGTGGAAGTGGCAGGCACAGCGTGAATAAAATGTCGCTCCGATAGTCTCCGGACATCCTCTGACTCGAAGACTGCCTCCTGTGCCTGCGTTGAGCCAAATAGGAGACACTCGATGATTTTCTCCTGGTACTGAAGAAATGTCAGTTCTCCTTGTGACCTTTTATAGAGGACGAAGCTATTGTAGGTAGCAATTTGAATGAGGTAGATTGCTACCTTTTTGTACCAGGCCCTGGTCTTCCGCTTCACCAGATACGGTTGAAGCACCTGGTCCGAAAGGTCAACGCCTCCCATATATTTATTAaagtctgtgacgcagactggtttttTCTTGTCCCTAGTTGCACCACTGTGTCGGACCGTAACATGGGTGTCCGCGTGCAGAGTCGTCAGCATGTAAACGTCCTTCTTGtcgttccacttcactgcaagaagttggtcacttgcaAGCGAGAATGACGCCCCCTTcttcaaacgtctggacaccaactgtgtcggaaaccccactctgttttccctgacagtcccacaggcccctgtatttgcagcgtgAAGGGATtggtatagggggatactcgtatAGTAGAAGTCTGTGTAAACGTGGTACCCTTGATAGAGAAAGGgcatcattagctcccagacaattttaccTGGGATGCCAATTGTCGGGGGGCAATTCGGGGGGCTTAGTTGGCGGTCACTTCCTTCGCAAATTATAAAGGTGGATGTGTAGCCTGTTGTGCTCTCGCACAATTTGTAGAGCTTGAAGCTGTATTTTGCTCGTTTGGAGGGGACGAATTGGCGGAATATCAGACGGCCCTTGTAACTAATTAAAGACTCGTCCACTGCTACATTTTGCTCAGGTGTGTATGAATTTAAAAATAAATCTTTCAGGAGGGTAATAAGGGGTCTCAATTTGTTTAGGCGATCGTCACTTCTTGGGGGGGCTTGGGAATTATCACTAAAGTGAAGAAATCTCATAAGGGTTTCGTAGCGGGTGCGGGACATGACAGCTGCAAACACAGGGGTGCTGTGGATAGATTTTGGCGCCCAGTAGGAGCGGAGTGTGTTCTTTTTTACTAATCCCATGTTCAGGGTAAGGCCTAAAAATTGTTTTATTTCagcgacatttgtggggatccaggaattgGAATGAAACgatgtgggtttttgggaaatgcaTTGACGGGCATATAAATTGGTTTGGTGGGCGATCAATTGTAGGACTTCAGGGGTaatgaaaatttggaaaaaatcaaAGGGAGTAAAATTGGCTACATCAACCTTTATACCAGGGGTTGCTAAAAAAGGGGGAATTTGTGGGGAAAAGGAACTGTTGTGATGCCACAGcattggggggactgcggtacttgttcCTGCCTCTGAATCTTCAGCAGTCATGACCCAATCCACTACCATCGGGCTGTCGGATCCTGTGGAGAAAGATTTGTCATCAGTCGGCTCTgcttcagaggcagattctgtttcactgccggagcaaagcagtttGAATGCCTGCTCCACTCTGAATGTTCTGCGGGCCATTAATATTTTCTATATTAACCCAAAAGATACCAAGTATCATAACACACCACTCGAAGGGCAATATAAAAGGGTTACAAACTTTATTTAGTGTACAAAATACTAAAAAGCGTAACAAACATGAACTATTTCTTTTCCCCTTGACAAAgcatatacgcgaaacgcgcgtcggggagtttTCTGAGGCTGAGGACAGGCGGACCTTATGGGTATGTGTCGGTCTCTGTATTAACCctctatgcactaagcactttggtAGAGGATGGTTAACTTTCTATGTATGCTATTATGAAGCTATCATACTATACCATATATACCTACCCTATCCCAGAGCCTGGGTTATTTGTTTACCTCAATCTCTTTTCATGTGCATTTTACTCGGGTACTTTATATCCTTCCTCTTACTGCTTATTGTTTGATGTTACGCTTTTTAGTTTTTTGTACACTAAATAAAGTTTGTTACCCTTTTATATTGCCCTTCGAGTGGTGTGTTATGATACTTGGTATCTTTTGGGTTAGTGTAAGCTTTCCACACCCCTTCTATGCTTCTTGTGGGATTTCCTTCTTTGGTGGAGGAACCCTTTGATGAGCATTACTATGTTTATGGACATTTTTGTTTAATATTTTCTATATGCCTGCCTAACAAAAAAGCCTAAACCTAGCCTACCCCTGCTAGACCTAAACCCAACCCAACACTGCTAGACCTAAACCTAATCTAATCCTGCCAGAACTAAACCTAACACTGCTAGACCTAAACCTAACACTGCCAGACCTAAACCTAACACTGCCAGACCTAAACCTAATCTAAACACTACTACACCTAAAGCTAACACTGCCAGGTgtacgacatcgttgtcggtatcgctgcagtgtcgcttagtgtgaaggtaccttaacactaccAGACCTAAACCTAATTAGCATACTAAATTagtatttattttacttttgaaAAGCTGTAAGCCTAGCCCTaatcacaaaaaatgaaaaaaaaaaaaaaaaaaatgtaatctgacAACTGGGATAACACGGAATGAGGAGGTAATCAATGATGTTTAGGAGATTTACAGAAATGGAGctagaaatgtgatttttttctactttttccctCACCACAGGGCAGCACTTTGGGTGCAGTGTATTTCTCTTCTCTCCCAAAACAACTACAAGCAGAGAAGCTCTATCCAAGTGACTGCGCACCTTTATACCCTGTGGTCCTAAGCGCCgtttggatttattttctcatCTCTATTTTAAAATTTTTTGACAACAGGTGGTACTTGTCCACCAAACTAGGCAGCTAAGATCAGGCTACATTGTTCAGTGCTAGTGGCTTTTGGTATTAGATTATTACATATAATGCAACCTTcatctgtgacttctctgtatgtagtggtcactactcacctgggtagccatatgtaggaatctcctctttataccgctcatcacccctcacatatgtctctgtagaatTAATATggatcagatcttcaccctgaaacaaatattgtaaaagtcacagacagatggagaagtcacatctatgatcagctctaatcctgccatctcccccgttctcattacacaagtataaaacatagaatactgggggataaaacaagactgagcacaagaccttcacagccgtctacacatcataggggagatctcacgacaccttctctccatctacctgaagatcctgaggaacattgggatcttcttggttacagtcctgtggaagaagaggatggggacatctctctggtgttgtcctcttactggatagatctggaggaaacacatacagggactgaattcattctttatatacagataattataggccgtgtgtatttagtcctgtctattacctggtgatgtgaggggctggggaacctccatcatgacctcCTTGTACaggtctctgtgtccttctaaatactcccactcctccatggagaaatagacagcgacatcctgacaccttataggaacctgacacatacaatgataccgtcatccccccaattccttcatagtgttactgtataatgtcccagcattcccagcagtgtcacctctccagtcagcagttcagtcatcttgtaggtgagttctaggatcttctggttattgatgtcctcatgtatcagggggtgaggtggaggccctgtgattgggttcaggagtcttccccatccctcagacacgagGTCCTGACAgtactcactagaggtcttcttcactactgtgtaatcctggttatggagagacaaattgataaatctcactacagacatttccagagtctccagttctgtccatctgttattcccatagataagaatgatgtaatgtgacgtcatcagaatctctcacctccccagtaagacggaagaggatctctagggtgaggtgtaatattctctccaccatcttgtctctgtccatatccatccttgatgggtaattcagaaaaattctcttatatagaagatattCACTGAGATGATCTGATGTTGTAGAGACCTGAAAGAGAAGATGTAACATCATAAATAATGACTGAAGCGGCGATTCCCATATAAAGCCGTAATCTGTGGATCTGATCCTGTAGGACGCCGAAAGGAGACACTAGTGAGCAGTGTATTTTTATGGCGGCCATTAATGATCTCCACTCTGAGGACTGGAGAAGCTTTGGCCTGAATGCTGCGCTCGTGGTGTGAACACAGACATATTACACAATTATTTAGGAATGGCGACTTGTGGACCaaactcaatttttttttcaaGTGAACACGTCCATGGACCACATTAGtgtattaaaggggctgtccaggactATAGTCacctagagaataatggagcctccagcacagacctccacccgcagagccgcacgccACATATTTGGCTGTTCTGtactcacaggacctgtgatgaggtcagaggataggaggagtcaggggtcacatgatcaggggcctcaggatATGCaggactctgcggtgctggttgtcatggtgctggatgagggggaatttatgtgtggggtcaggagaggTTTacagtgcagatgtagcagagctgcgtgtgatgtataaccaaatctgatttactgcaaaaacatttcccacattctgaaccagAGTattgcttctcccctgtgtgagtttttcgTGCTCAACAAGATTTGATCtccaattaaaacatttcccacattctaaacgtgaaaaaggcttctcccatgtgtgggttctctggtgactaGCAAGATGCGATTtccgaataaaacatttcccacattctgaacatgagtaaGGCTTCTCCCCTGGGTGAATTCTCTGATTTATAACAAGATCTGATTTATAATTAAAACATTTTAAACATTCTGAACATGATAACGATCTCTCTCCTGATTGAGCTCTCCGCTCCTTAACAGTTTTACTTTGCTTAACATTTTGTAATATATCGGAAAATAGGACCTGTTGACTATGAAATACATCATTGTTGTGAAGGGCTGACGTTATATCTGAAGCAATGACATGCTCTTCATATGTATCTGGTGTTATATCATGATCTTCTGCTTTCAAATCTGAGGATACCATATGTCTTTCTGAGTTCCTGGTAAAAacgtctgccaagaataaaacaatTTTATTTGTAAGAAAGTAACTATCTTTATATTGTTAATGTTATATTCATTAGCATTTCTATATGAAATAGCAAAATTCAGTCATTAATAAACTAAAATTGTGATGGCAAAACAGATCTCAATCTATTGATATAGCAAGATAATGATATGAGGACACCACACCATTTTCTGATTTCGGTGTTGACGATTAAATGCACTTTAGCACAGGAGTAGGGCAGCGCAACGGAGCAGCATGACAATGAACGAAGAAGCCCTGCCGTTAAACCAGATGCAAGACTGAATTTATTGATCAATTTGCAATCACAATGTAAAATTCTGTCATGCAGTCGAGGTGATGTAGGAATTTCCTTACACAGGCAGCATCTGCCTTTAACAGCAGTGGCTGAGAGGCATTTAAATAGTTAAGTACACATCGCTTTCCCCCATGAGTTAGTATTgcagctgggggtctgctgaatTCCTCTGTGACTGCCATGTTGGTGCCCAGCGGCTTCTTCCTGCCCGCAGCCCTGTTTTTTTCTCTACCTATGTGTTCTATTATTTGTCTATGGGGAGTTATTTTTGCATAACGAGTTGTTttcttatcatcatcatcatcaataacCAAAAGCTACAATTCAGACATAGtttctcattttcttttttttaaggccgttgtggagaaacggggtcagtgggtgctctcgtccgctggcccggctgtctttagcaagactgcatggaccacggctcataccactgaacgcccgctctatctcccagtgggcaatacactacacagacaacacagggttaaggtaaaacaaggtggcaatactttattgaaccacaacacacaacagcaaacagaacaatcccaccatggctgggattgcttggttacatgggcgcatataaaagatcactgcgtctccacgtatttccagtatgacatgatgtcagagctcccggggttgctacttcatctgtggatCCACGCACAgacaagaggtaacgacaagcatagggagatgaccaagaactgtccatagagtccatacaaggcccAAAGCCACATgggggtggcagacagcgggatatgatacacccacaggaggaaaggaatgaatggaaaactaccaccagaagttaaagaggactacattaaaagatctggtggaagcccgagggttgatcgccagcaacaaaacaaaagcggatttaatagcaaccatcatggaacacgacagtgcagcgccccccaatgtgaacgtggaggagacggaattccagagggaggtaaagaacagactggcgttctatggcccaaaccctgcagtagagatcatacgagaggtgatggctgatgtgcgtactgatctgaagaaaaagatggccgagcggatcaGGATAAAGCTAGCCGAGATGGGAGAgtagaccaaagtggagctggccaagatggagatggcagagatgGAAGTAacaaagaagaaatgaggaatccagctcaatgaggtagtgaaaaaaacttctttctttattcacttgaaaatatattcagtggaggataaaaacatcagcaattacaaaggataaaaagcgatatcaacgtgtttctggtgaccaagcacccttaatcatgatatctggtGTGTGGCTTGTCTTGCATTTTTATATTAAGATCCGGTGAGCACACCAGTACACTGATTTAATTAACATAATTGCTAAACAAAGTGAAAACACAAGAAAGTAAATATACATACGATTAAATGCACTTTGGCTTTGGCTGGATGAAAAGACAATATATAATGGTTTCACAATATAGAATACATCGCAGcaaaatatcgtagttactcaccgataacggtatttctctgatcccatgacggcaccacggagagagggatccgccctcagggacaggaaacccacaggttaaaaaggcgggacctctcctccacctcagtttgtTTTATAGATCCTTGACAGGACTTCATCTGTAACTTAAGTAGTTATTTACACACACAGAAAGTCTTTCAAGTCATCGTTTATCATCATTATATTgttattaaaatttttttttttttcttttccccaccGCGTGGCTAAGCATTAATGGCTAACTAGAAGTGTGCACACCCatatgtgaagggagggaatatacgggtgccgtcatgggatcagagaaataccgttatcggtgagtaactacgatattctcttactcccatgacggcaccacggagagaatttcataggATGTGAGttttagggtgggattactgcctccagaacccttccCCCGAAGGTTAAGTCTGAAGAGGAAGATAGGTCAAGCTGGTAGTGCTTAAAGAAAGTAGAGGAAgaggaccaagtggctgctctacatatctggtcaagtgATGCTCCAGCTCGCTCTGCCCAAGAGGTCGCCACCAATCttgttgaatgagccttaattccTTCTGGAGTGGCTTCCTTGGATGAGGCGTATGACAGGGCAATGGCGTCCCATATCCATCTTGCCAACGTGGCTGTTGATGCTTTGTGTCCTTTGTTTGGCCCCTGAAAATAGACAAACAGagacctccctttcctacactccctcatGGCTGATATATATATTGGGTGAGACATCTCTTCACATCCAGTGTGTGCAAGGtttttcccctttttattttttggggtttgGACAAAACCATGGTAAGgatatctcctgggatctatggaaGCGTGATGCCACTTTAGGAAGGGAGGATGGATCAGTTTTAAAGACTACACGGTCCTTTTATATCTGGTTTAGAGGCAGATAAGCTGATAGAGCCTGTAAGTCACTGATCCTGCAAGCCGAGGTTAGTGCTACCAGAAGGAAGGTTTTCAGGGAAACTATTTTTAAGGAAGCCTGATAAGGGTTCAAAAGGCGCTTTGGTTAGTGCAGAAGGTACTACGTTCAGATCCCAGGAAGCGTAGTACCACTGGCCTAGATCTAGTTAAAGCTTTATCGAACCTTTTAATCTAGTGTTCCCTTCCCAGTCACAGTTATAAAGGGCGCCCAATGCTGCGACTTGAACTTTTAGAGTTCTCATTGCCaagcctttctctaatcctttttggaGGAATTCTAGTATTTCCTGAACTGGGGTCTCTCCCGATAAGCTGATACCTGAATTAGAGAGGAAtcttttccagactttgccatacGCACTGTTAGTTACTCGGTTCCTACTGGTTAACAGAGTTCAGACTAAATTTGGAGAAAACCCTTCCTGGTCAAaagttccctctcaaattccaggctgccatatgcaagtttttttttttttttttttttacttgtggatGGTTTATTGGCCCCTGGCGCAGAAGATTCAgggaggacccaagggtctgtTACCGACATTAGGCGTAGCCTTGGGAACCGCGTTCTTTTTGGCCAAAAAAGGGGCTATCATGATCATCTTTGCTCTGTCGTCCTGGAATTTCCCCAGGACTAATGGAATCAATGCTATCGGGGGAAAGGCGTATGTTATTTGGAAATTACAGGGAATTAGAAAGGCGTCTACGGTCTCTGGATTCCCCCGTGGATTTATTGGACAGAATTTCTCTGTTTTCTGGTGTTGACTGCTCtcgaatagatctatatccggggtccCCCAACGGTCCACTATGTGATTGAATATTTGCTGGTTTCATTCCCTGTTTTAGCTGTGTTCTGCTAAGAAATCTGCTgtctgattttctgaccctttgatAAGTAGGGCTGTTAGGGGGGATAGGTTGGATTCTGCTTGAAAAAGAATGGATTTCGTTACTTCCATCAGGGATTGGGACCTcgtacccccctggtgattcaaATACGCCACTACCGTCCTGTTGTCTGTCAGTACCCTTACGTGATGGGAACGGAGGGGAACTGAGAAATGGTCTAGCGCGTATTTACTGCCAAAAAACTCTTTCATGTTTGAAGTGAAGAGCTTTCCCCCTCTGACCATGGCCCCTGGGCAATTTGATCTTTTAAGTGAGCTCCCCAACCCCATGGAATTGCATCCGTGGTGAGGGTTACTGAGACCGGCCATATCCATGGAACCCCCCTGGCGAGATTGGTCGAGTCTATCCACCAGGCTAGGGAAGTCATTGTCTGCGAGGAGTTTTCCAAGCGCTTTCCTAAATCTCCCTCTAGGTgggatttcccactggagatctctggaATGATACTGAGCCCCCTGGATCGTCGGGATGCAGGCTGTCATCGATCCTAATATAGACATTACTTTCCTTAAAGAAAAGACTGGAGAATGTTATAAGTGCTCCACCAATTGTGTAATGTTGGAAATTTTTAACTCTGTTAgacgaccttttttttttttttttttttagtctattaTTGTCCCCCAGTACTGCTGTACTTGTGTTGGGATAATTTTGGATATCTCTAGGTTCAAAACCCAACCCAGATTTGATAGGGCTGTCGTCACTTTGTCCGACTGCTAACTGCAATGGAGAGAGGATCTGCCCATCActgggaggtcgtccagataaggagcAATTAACCCCTCTTGTTCCCTTATGTGAGTCATCACTTCTGCCATTAATTTTTTAaacaccctcggggctatggcaagaccaaaGGGGAGAGCTTTGAACTGATAATGCCTCAATTCCCCTTGCATCACTACCGCCACTCAGATATTTTCGGTGATCCGGATGGatcggcacatggtagtatgcgtcctttaggtctatTACAGTCATAAAGCAAGACGGATGAAGggttctgacacatgattttattgtttccatcttgaagcTGTCTATCACAAGGTATTTGTTTAAGTTCTTCAGGTTTATTATTGTCCTGAAAATTCCATCTGGCTTTGTCCATagaaaaagaggggagtagaaaccTGTTGTCCCCTCCTGCTGTAGGACCTCCTGTAGGACGTTCTTCAAAAAGGAGACTGTAGACTTACTTTTGAATGGCCAGCTATTTGATCTCTGATTCCCTCTGTGGTGTTGCGACAAATTGATGATGTGGCATCGTATGGAAATTCAACTTCAGACCCGTCTTGATTATGTTtactgatttttttaattttttttttttatttttttcccaattggagaaagtatgtcagtctccctcctacctgaggCGCACCTTCATTGGGGCCGCTTATTATCCTGTTTGTTAAACATGAAGCCTCTGCCTTTAAATCTTGTCCTCCCATCCTCAACCTTGAAAAGGGCCGTCTATGAGACTGATTGGGAAAAcctaggaaggttttttttttttttttttttttactttgtccacagCTTTCCCAAGAATATCATCCAGGGAGGCCTGAATAAAAATTCGCCCTGACATGGTATGGAGCAAAGCTTGGCCTTAGTTTGTAGATCATCTGGCCAGCACTTCAGTCATAGCGCTCTTTTTGCTGCGTTTGAGAATGAGGCTGATCTTGCTGTCAGTCTCACTGAATTTATGGAGGAGTTCGCTATACATGctgcggccccctcattactgacaCCGAGACTAGTATAGATTCTCTTGAAGTCTTATCttttaattgggtctccaggtGATCTAGTCATGCTCTGGCAGTACATGTAGCAGCTATCCCGGGATTTAAACCCCCGCTAGCTGCTTCCCAGGAGCCTTTTCTAAGAAGATGTCGGCCCTTTTATTCATAGGGTCTTTGAGAGTTCCTATGCTTTCAAAGGgcaatgcaaaaaaatttttttttttttttttttagaggtctTCGCAATTGCGACATCTAATTTTGGTAGAATGGGTATTTTTTCTTAGGTGTTAACAGACTTTTTTATCTGGTCTTTaccactccttttttattagggcCCGAATTTTTTATTTAACAGGAACGCCCTGCGATTCCTTTGTTCTAGTCCGTCAAACATAAGATTCCACCCTTTGAGGATGCAAAGGAGGACGTAGAGCTATCTGAATTATAGTTAACGCTAGACTCCTGGGATTTATGTCTGGCCTTGcgtttcttttacggttttttacgcttttcaGCGCATCTTTCACTTGAGACTTAATTAAGTCCTTAAGATCAGAAGTGAATCTTGGGGTTTCTTCACTTATGGTGTTCTCTAAGCATGTCGCATAGAGTTTCTTTACCCAGGTAGCGGGTAAATTTGTGGAGCAAagtgggcacactttatgtttaATTTTCGATGTGCCTTTCCACAATGAATCCCTATTTGGAATATATacattcacggaggtcacttaccctcctaatgtggggGAGATACCGGTTCTGGTGTTTGGGGAAGCCTCCATTTGAACCGTTGATTTTCTCCCGGATCCGCTGGAGCCTCTGCTGCATTGGGATCCCGAGTTGTGGCATTGCACAGGTCCGCCCTGCTGTTGCGGTCTCCGCTGCGGGTGATGGCGCTGCTGCGGGCGTTTCTCTCTGCGGGGATTGCAGTTTCCTCtgctagctgttttttttttttttttttttttgaaacttgtTGATCAGCGGCTTCGCCCCTAGCGTTCTTTTTCTTCCGCTTTCATATTGTAGCATACGGCGCAAAGCGGCATCCAGAttcccagaggtgccctgcgccgACCCGGAAATGACCACCGCACATGCGCCGCCAGCCCCACGCGCGCGCGTGCTCCTGTCGGCTCCCAGGAGGGACGGAAGCCTTGCAGCA is a window encoding:
- the LOC138666899 gene encoding piggyBac transposable element-derived protein 4-like isoform X2; translated protein: MGITDGQNWRDLSSKRTTPERCPRPLLPQDCNQEDPNVPQDHQGEDLTHINTTETYVTGDEWCKEEIPTYDYPDVFTRNSERHMVSSDLKAEDHDITPDTYEEHVIASDITSALHNNDVFHSQQVSTTSDHLSEYLLYKRIFLNYPSRMDMDRDKMVERILHLTLEILFRLTGEDYTVVKKTSSEYCQDLVSEGWGRLLNPITGPPPHPLIHEDINNQKILELTYKMTELLTGEVPIRCQDVAVYFSMEEWEYLEGHRDLYKEVMMEVPQPLTSPDLSSKRTTPERCPHPLLPQDCNQEDPNVPQDLQGEDLIHINSTETYVRGDERYKEEIPTYGYPGSDSPMVVDWVMTAEDSEAGTSTAVPPMLWHHNSSFSPQIPPFLATPGIKVDVANFTPFDFFQIFITPEVLQLIAHQTNLYARQCISQKPTSFHSNSWIPTNVAEIKQFLGLTLNMGLVKKNTLRSYWAPKSIHSTPVFAAVMSRTRYETLMRFLHFSDNSQAPPRSDDRLNKLRPLITLLKDLFLNSYTPEQNVAVDESLISYKGRLIFRQFVPSKRAKYSFKLYKLCESTTGYTSTFIICEGSDRQLSPPNCPPTIGIPGKIVWELMMPFLYQGYHVYTDFYYTSIPLYQSLHAANTGACGTVRENRVGFPTQLVSRRLKKGASFSLASDQLLAVKWNDKKDVYMLTTLHADTHVTVRHSGATRDKKKPVCVTDFNKYMGGVDLSDQVLQPYLVKRKTRAWYKKVAIYLIQIATYNSFVLYKRSQGELTFLQYQEKIIECLLFGSTQAQEAVFESEDVRRLSERHFIHAVPATSTQKYPQKRCRVCRKNGKRSDSRYYCPMCPSQPGLCVTPCFEIYHTNY
- the LOC138666899 gene encoding piggyBac transposable element-derived protein 4-like isoform X1; translated protein: MVLYRNPKMDMDRDQMVERIIHLTLEILFRLTGEDYTVVKKTSSDRCQDPVSEGWGRPLSPITGSPPHLIHEDINDQKILELTYKMIELLTGEVPIRYQDVSVYFSMEEWEYLEGHKDLYKNVIMEVPQPLTSPDLSSKRTTPERCPRPLLPQDCNQEDPNVPQDHQGEDLTHINTTETYVTGDEWCKEEIPTYDYPDVFTRNSERHMVSSDLKAEDHDITPDTYEEHVIASDITSALHNNDVFHSQQVSTTSDHLSEYLLYKRIFLNYPSRMDMDRDKMVERILHLTLEILFRLTGEDYTVVKKTSSEYCQDLVSEGWGRLLNPITGPPPHPLIHEDINNQKILELTYKMTELLTGEVPIRCQDVAVYFSMEEWEYLEGHRDLYKEVMMEVPQPLTSPDLSSKRTTPERCPHPLLPQDCNQEDPNVPQDLQGEDLIHINSTETYVRGDERYKEEIPTYGYPGSDSPMVVDWVMTAEDSEAGTSTAVPPMLWHHNSSFSPQIPPFLATPGIKVDVANFTPFDFFQIFITPEVLQLIAHQTNLYARQCISQKPTSFHSNSWIPTNVAEIKQFLGLTLNMGLVKKNTLRSYWAPKSIHSTPVFAAVMSRTRYETLMRFLHFSDNSQAPPRSDDRLNKLRPLITLLKDLFLNSYTPEQNVAVDESLISYKGRLIFRQFVPSKRAKYSFKLYKLCESTTGYTSTFIICEGSDRQLSPPNCPPTIGIPGKIVWELMMPFLYQGYHVYTDFYYTSIPLYQSLHAANTGACGTVRENRVGFPTQLVSRRLKKGASFSLASDQLLAVKWNDKKDVYMLTTLHADTHVTVRHSGATRDKKKPVCVTDFNKYMGGVDLSDQVLQPYLVKRKTRAWYKKVAIYLIQIATYNSFVLYKRSQGELTFLQYQEKIIECLLFGSTQAQEAVFESEDVRRLSERHFIHAVPATSTQKYPQKRCRVCRKNGKRSDSRYYCPMCPSQPGLCVTPCFEIYHTNY